In Parasegetibacter sp. NRK P23, a single genomic region encodes these proteins:
- a CDS encoding YciI family protein — translation MQQFLLIARDGRDEHALERRMAARPAHFERAAQLKMSGNFILGGALLDESGIMNGSMMVVQFPDRAAVDEWLRTEPYVLGNVWEEVEVQPFKVAVV, via the coding sequence ATGCAACAGTTCCTGCTCATAGCCCGTGATGGACGGGACGAACATGCTTTGGAAAGAAGGATGGCGGCGCGTCCGGCTCATTTCGAGCGTGCGGCACAACTGAAAATGTCCGGAAACTTTATCCTGGGCGGAGCGCTTTTGGATGAATCAGGTATCATGAATGGCTCCATGATGGTGGTCCAGTTTCCCGACCGTGCAGCTGTGGACGAATGGCTGCGTACAGAACCTTACGTACTGGGAAATGTATGGGAAGAAGTTGAGGTACAACCCTTTAAGGTAGCAGTTGTATAA
- the ligD gene encoding DNA ligase D: MPLTQYKNKRDLRKTPEPAGGKATSSGKLRFVVQKHDARSLHYDFRLEMNGVLKSWAVPKGPSLQPSDKRLAVMVEDHPFDYRNFEGIIPEGNYGAGTVIVWDEGYYEPIVPVTSKKAAEKELSKQLKSGSLKVRLFGSKLNGEYALVHTKQSEKSWLLIKHKDEYATSTDITRKTRSVKSGKTLEELEKNNRKQPGKKAATKKASAAKTSSPPKNNSAKLPSSMPPMLATLSEPFQEKGWLYEIKWDGYRAIAHLDGKKSKLLSRNNKSFNEKFYPVYEAITQWNVKAIVDGEIVVINDKGTTSFGQLQNWRSEADGHLLYYVFDILWLNGEDLTEKPLSARRDILEKVLQQQDSELIRFSKNFTGTVQGLLKKVTKLGLEGIIAKKADSVYMPGARSRDWLKIKTGMRHEVVIGGYTKNDGSPKPFSSLLVGVYNEGKLHYTGKIGTGFSVELQKKILKKLQALERKKTPFTELPDVNKPSRFRPDPPNATAVWVKPELVCEVSYTEVTADGLMRHPSFEGLRTDKPALKVEEERPVAVKRKTTTSKKKFTRETDSKTLLNPSEKTQEKTINGHQLKFTNLNKFYWPKLKIEKRDLLNYYYQVAPYILPYLVNRPHSLNRHPNGFAGKNFYQKDVTGKIPEWIETLPYRTDDDPQQKNFLVCTDEASLLYMANLGCIEMNPWSSTVKKPDHPTWCIIDIDPDKNSFDEVIEAARVAHDILETAGVPSFCKTSGSTGMHIYIPLRSKYDYEQSKEFARLIVTLVQQELPELTSIERQVNKRKGKIYLDFLQNRPQATLAAPYSARPKPFATVSMPLLWEEVKKGLKMETFTVQNTMSILQEKGDVFKGVLGKGISLQQALKKIKSNFTLQNENS; the protein is encoded by the coding sequence ATGCCATTGACCCAATACAAAAACAAAAGGGACCTCCGGAAAACACCGGAGCCCGCGGGCGGAAAAGCCACCTCCTCCGGGAAACTGCGCTTCGTGGTTCAGAAACATGATGCGCGTTCCCTTCATTATGATTTCCGCCTGGAAATGAACGGTGTGCTGAAAAGCTGGGCCGTGCCGAAAGGGCCTTCCCTCCAACCCTCCGATAAACGCCTCGCGGTAATGGTGGAAGACCATCCCTTCGATTACCGCAACTTCGAGGGGATCATCCCCGAAGGGAATTACGGCGCCGGAACAGTGATTGTGTGGGATGAAGGTTATTATGAACCCATTGTGCCCGTTACATCAAAAAAAGCGGCGGAAAAAGAACTGAGCAAGCAACTGAAAAGTGGCTCACTGAAAGTGCGGCTCTTCGGTAGTAAGCTGAACGGCGAATATGCGCTTGTGCATACCAAACAATCCGAAAAATCCTGGCTGCTGATCAAACACAAAGACGAATACGCGACTTCCACGGATATAACCAGGAAAACACGTTCCGTAAAATCAGGAAAAACACTTGAAGAACTGGAGAAAAACAACAGGAAGCAGCCGGGTAAAAAAGCCGCCACTAAAAAGGCATCAGCAGCAAAGACTTCTTCCCCACCAAAAAACAATTCCGCCAAACTACCTTCTTCTATGCCGCCCATGCTCGCCACCCTTTCGGAGCCTTTCCAGGAAAAAGGATGGTTGTATGAGATCAAATGGGATGGCTACCGGGCAATCGCGCACCTCGATGGAAAGAAAAGCAAATTGCTTTCCAGGAACAACAAATCTTTCAACGAAAAATTCTACCCGGTATACGAAGCCATTACACAATGGAATGTCAAGGCCATTGTAGATGGAGAAATTGTGGTGATAAACGATAAAGGAACGACCAGCTTCGGGCAATTGCAGAACTGGCGGAGTGAAGCTGACGGGCACCTGCTCTATTATGTATTCGACATTTTATGGCTGAACGGAGAAGACCTTACGGAAAAACCACTTTCAGCAAGAAGGGACATCCTGGAAAAAGTACTTCAGCAACAGGATTCGGAACTCATCCGTTTCAGCAAAAACTTCACCGGAACAGTTCAGGGTTTGTTGAAAAAAGTAACCAAGCTTGGGCTTGAAGGTATTATCGCGAAGAAAGCCGATAGTGTGTATATGCCTGGTGCGCGAAGCCGCGACTGGCTGAAAATTAAAACAGGCATGCGCCACGAAGTCGTGATCGGTGGTTATACGAAGAACGATGGCTCTCCCAAACCATTCAGCTCATTACTCGTAGGCGTTTACAATGAAGGAAAACTGCATTATACCGGAAAAATCGGAACCGGTTTTTCGGTTGAACTCCAAAAGAAGATCCTGAAAAAACTACAGGCCCTGGAACGCAAAAAAACACCGTTTACCGAACTGCCTGATGTAAACAAACCATCCCGCTTCCGGCCCGATCCGCCCAACGCTACGGCGGTATGGGTAAAGCCTGAACTGGTATGCGAAGTGAGTTACACGGAAGTAACCGCCGACGGATTGATGCGCCATCCTTCTTTTGAAGGATTAAGAACGGATAAACCCGCGCTGAAAGTAGAAGAAGAACGACCAGTTGCGGTTAAAAGAAAAACAACTACTTCCAAAAAGAAATTCACCCGGGAAACCGACAGTAAAACACTATTGAATCCCTCCGAAAAAACCCAGGAAAAAACCATCAACGGCCATCAGCTTAAGTTCACGAACCTGAACAAATTTTACTGGCCCAAACTGAAGATCGAGAAAAGGGACCTCCTCAACTATTACTACCAGGTAGCGCCCTATATATTGCCTTACCTGGTGAACAGGCCGCACTCCCTAAACAGGCACCCCAACGGGTTTGCAGGAAAAAACTTCTACCAGAAAGATGTTACAGGAAAAATACCGGAATGGATTGAAACGCTTCCTTACCGCACGGATGATGATCCGCAGCAGAAAAACTTTCTCGTATGCACCGATGAAGCCAGCCTTTTGTATATGGCCAACCTCGGTTGCATTGAGATGAACCCATGGAGCAGCACCGTTAAAAAACCGGATCATCCCACCTGGTGCATCATTGATATTGATCCCGACAAAAACAGTTTCGATGAAGTGATTGAAGCCGCAAGGGTTGCCCACGATATCCTGGAAACGGCCGGTGTACCATCTTTCTGCAAAACTTCAGGATCAACCGGCATGCACATTTATATTCCGCTGCGCAGCAAGTACGACTATGAACAATCAAAGGAATTCGCACGCCTGATCGTCACTCTCGTTCAGCAGGAACTGCCTGAACTGACCAGCATCGAAAGACAAGTAAATAAACGCAAAGGAAAAATATACCTCGATTTTTTGCAGAACCGTCCGCAGGCAACGCTGGCAGCGCCCTATTCAGCCCGTCCCAAACCCTTTGCCACCGTATCCATGCCGCTGCTTTGGGAGGAAGTGAAAAAAGGTTTAAAAATGGAAACTTTCACGGTACAAAACACGATGAGCATACTGCAGGAAAAAGGAGATGTATTTAAAGGCGTACTGGGCAAAGGCATCAGCCTTCAACAGGCGTTGAAAAAGATCAAAAGTAATTTCACCTTACAAAATGAAAATTCATGA